In Lautropia mirabilis, one DNA window encodes the following:
- a CDS encoding TolC family protein translates to MMKKTPRSLARPRLTTLTLALGSSLLLQPTAQAETLREAVSIALGQHPQVLGARRNAEAIRHEVTGAANAMNTRFGVIAEPSVGYTRGQGRDRRSGDLGAQAVKPIYDGGRTDNETDRQRARLSSANYSTEASRDDIALRVADAYIEVAKQQQLAELAHDYVDGIAALQRRVQEIVRIDQGRGYDLLQTDSRLAQARLTLADREGQLAEAREALAQLVGQPIQGVTSTEPPGEPIRSLQDAMDLLNMHPSILARRAEVTAARKAAAVADAWTKPTVNLRARVTSPRDFDGKRKWFGGYDLGLVTDWSPFDGGVGAATAAAANAQVLTAEEAVASTRRALQTDVARHWTQIQSRVGRVGTRAELVESTRQVRAAYWEQFQIGKRSIIDLLNAENEIYAARLGAATEHAELTQARYRLLGATGQLLPRLGIAPLPPVTDSEQTQAQQRNGIPPLPELN, encoded by the coding sequence ATGATGAAGAAAACACCCCGCTCTCTGGCACGCCCGCGGCTGACAACGCTCACCCTGGCACTGGGCAGCTCCCTGCTGCTGCAGCCCACGGCACAGGCCGAGACACTGCGCGAGGCCGTGAGCATCGCGCTGGGCCAGCACCCGCAGGTTCTGGGGGCACGCCGCAACGCCGAGGCCATCCGCCACGAGGTGACGGGCGCCGCCAATGCCATGAACACCCGCTTCGGCGTGATTGCCGAGCCTTCAGTGGGCTACACGCGTGGCCAAGGTCGCGACCGTCGCTCGGGCGATCTGGGGGCCCAGGCCGTCAAGCCGATCTATGACGGCGGCCGCACCGACAACGAGACCGACCGCCAGCGCGCCCGTCTGTCCAGTGCCAACTACAGTACCGAAGCCTCGCGCGACGACATCGCACTGCGCGTGGCCGATGCCTATATTGAAGTGGCAAAGCAGCAGCAGCTGGCAGAGCTGGCCCACGACTACGTGGACGGTATCGCCGCGCTGCAGCGACGCGTGCAGGAGATCGTGCGCATCGACCAGGGGCGCGGCTACGACCTGCTGCAGACCGATTCCCGACTGGCGCAGGCCCGCCTCACGCTGGCCGACCGCGAGGGCCAGCTGGCGGAAGCGCGCGAGGCACTGGCGCAGCTGGTGGGTCAACCCATCCAGGGCGTGACCAGCACGGAACCCCCGGGCGAGCCGATCCGCAGCCTGCAGGACGCGATGGACCTGCTGAACATGCACCCGTCGATCCTGGCACGTCGCGCCGAGGTGACGGCCGCCCGAAAGGCGGCTGCCGTGGCCGATGCCTGGACCAAGCCGACCGTCAACCTGCGCGCACGCGTGACCAGCCCCCGCGATTTCGATGGCAAGCGGAAATGGTTCGGTGGCTACGATCTGGGTCTGGTGACCGACTGGAGCCCCTTCGATGGGGGCGTGGGCGCTGCCACGGCGGCGGCGGCCAATGCACAGGTGCTGACGGCCGAGGAAGCCGTGGCCAGCACGCGCCGTGCGCTGCAGACCGACGTGGCCCGCCACTGGACGCAGATCCAGTCGCGCGTGGGACGCGTGGGCACGCGTGCCGAGCTGGTGGAGAGCACGCGCCAGGTGCGTGCTGCCTACTGGGAACAGTTCCAGATCGGCAAGCGCAGCATCATCGACCTGCTCAACGCCGAGAACGAGATCTACGCCGCACGATTGGGTGCCGCTACTGAACACGCCGAGCTGACCCAGGCCCGCTACCGGCTGCTGGGCGCCACCGGGCAGCTGCTGCCGCGCCTGGGCATCGCGCCACTGCCGCCGGTGACTGACAGTGAACAGACACAGGCACAGCAAAGGAACGGAATTCCGCCATTGCCGGAACTGAACTGA
- a CDS encoding class I SAM-dependent methyltransferase has protein sequence MSYQKDADYNLYFRPGAEAFGYSEGAEAEQRLLDIVEGLDDRSTFAPGYLENIVDWSTRYHFSRARHCLVRPLDIGPQDRVLELGCGTGAITRYLGETGAQVTAVEGSLARARVAAARCADLPNVTVIADDLQAVDVEGQYDWVTLIGVLEYAAAYSGAPDPYQSYLAAAVRHLKPGGRLVVAIENQLGLKYFNGCGEDHLGKPFSGIQDLYQKTGGPRTFGRQALSQVLARAGLEQQQWLYPYPDYKVPSIVLTDAALKHPDFNAFDLLLRNDSEDYNDNRHRVFDEALVNRVLEENGLLGDFSNSFLVVAQHPLPVEKAAGKGKGRNARAASGKPAAAAPWQPAALAWTFAAVHRHRGMATETRFIPQAQGGIRVTKRRILPDEPVSLPLADGHTITLETADSDYFPGRQLAWRALVAHVREGNVPAMVEALRPWCETLLSSAEVGTSPLLAAASEQGADAAGTTGESTEAVPDAGAAGYAPGAAGIGERGRPLRQLVLPGNLMDMVPFNILINEGTGRQQIIDQEWVVSCPVPAGWVLTRGVMHSLQVGLVPRDTLGSIPRVVIALADRCGYYATPEDVQQWLALEETFLMAVSVRAVSHGLYTGTRRPVPMVLDSLAAQGTELHEQRQRAQAAEENAQVLRQQLAECSQELTDGLKRIDASRQKIEELEAQVQTLLHSRSWRWSEWLRNLRRRCRI, from the coding sequence ATGAGCTACCAGAAAGACGCAGATTACAACCTGTACTTCCGTCCGGGGGCCGAGGCCTTCGGCTATTCGGAAGGCGCCGAGGCCGAACAGCGGCTGCTCGACATCGTGGAAGGTCTGGACGACCGCAGCACCTTTGCGCCCGGTTATCTCGAGAACATCGTCGACTGGTCCACCCGCTACCACTTCAGCCGGGCACGGCACTGTCTGGTGCGCCCGCTGGATATCGGCCCCCAGGACCGCGTGCTGGAGCTGGGCTGCGGCACCGGCGCCATCACCCGTTACCTGGGTGAGACCGGTGCACAGGTCACGGCCGTGGAAGGCAGCCTGGCCCGCGCCCGTGTGGCGGCCGCTCGATGTGCCGACCTGCCCAATGTCACCGTCATTGCCGATGACCTTCAGGCTGTGGACGTGGAAGGCCAGTACGACTGGGTGACGCTGATCGGTGTGCTGGAATATGCCGCCGCCTATTCCGGGGCACCGGATCCTTACCAGTCCTACCTGGCGGCAGCGGTGCGTCACCTCAAGCCGGGGGGCCGGCTGGTGGTGGCCATCGAGAACCAGCTGGGCCTGAAGTATTTCAACGGCTGCGGGGAAGATCACCTGGGCAAGCCGTTCTCCGGCATCCAGGATCTCTACCAGAAGACGGGTGGGCCGCGCACCTTCGGGCGTCAGGCGCTTTCGCAGGTGCTGGCCCGTGCCGGTCTGGAACAGCAGCAGTGGCTGTATCCGTATCCGGACTACAAGGTCCCCAGCATCGTGCTGACCGATGCGGCGCTGAAGCACCCCGACTTCAACGCCTTCGACCTGCTGCTGCGCAACGACAGCGAAGACTACAACGACAACCGTCATCGCGTCTTCGATGAGGCCCTGGTCAACCGCGTTCTGGAAGAGAACGGTCTGCTGGGTGACTTCAGCAACTCCTTCCTGGTGGTGGCTCAGCACCCCCTGCCGGTCGAGAAGGCAGCAGGGAAGGGCAAGGGCCGAAATGCCCGCGCTGCCTCGGGCAAACCGGCCGCTGCTGCACCCTGGCAGCCCGCTGCCCTGGCCTGGACCTTTGCGGCCGTTCACCGTCATCGGGGCATGGCCACCGAGACCCGCTTCATTCCGCAGGCACAGGGCGGGATCCGCGTCACCAAACGCCGCATCCTGCCCGATGAACCCGTATCCCTGCCGCTGGCTGACGGGCACACCATCACGCTGGAAACTGCCGATTCCGACTACTTCCCGGGTCGTCAGCTGGCCTGGCGCGCTCTGGTCGCCCATGTGCGCGAAGGCAACGTGCCGGCCATGGTCGAGGCATTGCGTCCCTGGTGCGAGACCCTCCTGTCTTCTGCTGAAGTCGGCACCTCGCCTTTGCTGGCTGCGGCATCGGAGCAGGGGGCTGATGCCGCAGGGACCACAGGGGAGTCCACCGAGGCCGTCCCGGACGCAGGTGCTGCAGGATATGCCCCTGGTGCGGCAGGCATTGGCGAGCGTGGTCGCCCGCTGCGCCAGCTGGTGCTGCCCGGCAACCTGATGGACATGGTGCCTTTCAACATCCTGATCAACGAAGGCACGGGACGCCAGCAGATCATCGACCAGGAGTGGGTGGTGTCCTGCCCGGTTCCGGCTGGCTGGGTACTCACGCGCGGCGTCATGCACAGTCTGCAGGTTGGCCTGGTCCCGCGAGACACCCTGGGCTCCATTCCCAGGGTCGTCATCGCCCTGGCCGATCGCTGTGGCTACTATGCGACGCCCGAAGATGTCCAGCAATGGCTGGCACTGGAAGAGACCTTCCTGATGGCTGTTTCGGTGCGTGCCGTCAGCCACGGCCTCTATACTGGCACCCGCCGGCCGGTGCCCATGGTGCTGGACAGCCTGGCTGCTCAGGGAACCGAACTGCACGAACAGCGGCAGCGGGCCCAGGCGGCCGAAGAGAATGCCCAGGTGCTGCGCCAGCAGCTGGCAGAGTGCAGCCAGGAACTGACCGATGGCCTGAAGCGTATCGACGCCAGCCGGCAGAAGATCGAGGAACTGGAAGCCCAGGTCCAGACGCTGCTGCATTCACGCAGCTGGCGCTGGTCCGAATGGCTGCGCAACCTGCGCCGCCGTTGTCGCATCTGA
- a CDS encoding ABC transporter ATP-binding protein, with the protein MSSDTRTPAREGSPAAGHPADVADPVFAGQAAPVPAEPTLDSDVAIRVSGLSKCFQLYDGPGHLLKQLLMGRLARLVGRTPPQYFREFWALKGLDFTVRRGETVGIVGRNGAGKSTLLQILCGTLTPTAGQVDIRGRVAALLELGAGFNPEFSGRENVYLNGAILGISREEISRRFADIEAFADIGEFIDRPVKSYSSGMYVRLAFAVSACVEPDVLIVDEALAVGDAKFQAKCFRRFEELVSRGTTILLVTHSTEQITRHCDRAILLEGGVVHQEGPPKDVANTYLDLLFGVQRKVEDTKKAGKGDDAKDGKTAAGGALQTDQDRGDAQGAVEQEEGTAASAGHDGASAAHAVARGRNTSPLSLLPVGHPPGRFEERPGYNSDEYRWGSREVEIVDFMVTTNGVDHTVRLNTGEQVMVVAWVRFRVDVPAPIYGLTIKTPDGVTVYGSNSRDFPDGPVMQPARAGQTVRVVFSLDLRIGAGDFLLSLGVAQEIGGGEVEPLDRRYDSILMHVSRQSRCYGLADFDMRVDIQADT; encoded by the coding sequence ATGTCCTCTGATACCCGTACCCCAGCCCGTGAGGGCAGTCCTGCCGCTGGCCATCCTGCTGATGTGGCCGACCCGGTCTTCGCCGGCCAGGCCGCCCCCGTGCCTGCCGAGCCCACGCTGGACAGCGATGTGGCCATCCGCGTGTCGGGCCTGTCCAAGTGCTTCCAGCTCTACGACGGCCCGGGCCACCTGCTCAAGCAGCTGCTGATGGGCCGTCTGGCCCGTCTGGTGGGGCGCACCCCGCCGCAGTACTTCCGCGAGTTCTGGGCTCTGAAGGGGCTGGACTTCACTGTGCGCCGGGGCGAGACCGTTGGCATCGTCGGCCGTAACGGCGCCGGCAAGAGCACGCTGCTGCAGATCCTGTGCGGCACGCTCACGCCCACTGCCGGTCAGGTCGACATCCGTGGCCGCGTGGCCGCGCTGCTGGAGCTGGGCGCGGGCTTCAATCCCGAGTTCTCCGGACGCGAGAACGTCTACCTCAATGGGGCCATCCTGGGTATCAGCCGAGAGGAAATCTCCCGGCGCTTTGCCGATATCGAAGCCTTTGCCGACATCGGCGAGTTCATCGATCGGCCCGTCAAGTCGTACTCGTCCGGCATGTACGTGCGGCTGGCCTTTGCCGTCTCGGCCTGCGTCGAGCCCGACGTGCTGATCGTCGACGAGGCTCTGGCCGTGGGGGACGCCAAGTTCCAGGCCAAGTGCTTCCGCCGGTTCGAGGAGCTGGTCTCGCGCGGCACCACCATCCTGCTGGTCACCCATTCCACCGAGCAGATCACCCGTCACTGTGACCGCGCCATCCTGCTGGAAGGCGGCGTGGTGCACCAGGAGGGGCCTCCCAAGGACGTGGCCAACACCTATCTGGACCTGCTCTTCGGCGTGCAGCGCAAGGTCGAGGACACGAAGAAGGCCGGGAAGGGGGATGATGCCAAGGACGGCAAGACTGCCGCTGGCGGCGCCCTGCAGACGGATCAGGATCGGGGCGATGCGCAGGGGGCGGTCGAGCAGGAAGAGGGCACGGCGGCTTCGGCCGGGCACGACGGTGCGTCTGCCGCTCATGCTGTTGCCCGTGGCCGCAACACATCTCCGCTGTCGCTGCTGCCCGTGGGCCATCCGCCCGGCCGCTTCGAGGAGCGCCCTGGCTACAACAGTGATGAATACCGCTGGGGCAGCCGTGAAGTCGAGATTGTCGACTTCATGGTCACCACCAACGGTGTGGACCACACCGTGCGCCTCAACACCGGCGAACAGGTGATGGTGGTGGCCTGGGTGCGGTTCCGTGTGGACGTACCGGCTCCCATCTATGGCCTCACCATCAAGACGCCCGACGGCGTGACCGTCTATGGCAGCAACTCGCGCGACTTCCCCGACGGCCCGGTCATGCAGCCGGCCAGGGCAGGACAGACCGTGCGCGTGGTCTTCTCGCTGGACCTGCGCATCGGCGCCGGCGACTTCCTGCTGTCGTTGGGCGTGGCCCAGGAGATCGGCGGCGGAGAGGTCGAGCCGCTGGACCGGCGCTACGACAGCATCCTGATGCACGTCAGCCGGCAGTCCCGCTGCTACGGTCTGGCAGATTTCGACATGCGTGTGGACATTCAGGCAGACACATGA
- a CDS encoding SDR family oxidoreductase, which translates to MSNPAESAKAPPVAIITGAGSGIGRAVARAFLEAGYAVALAGRREHALQETVQLWLQHGAPRPDMQDGATAEADSGPNGKRSRTALSERTTDTTATTQPRDAARALVVPTDVTDPDAVNALFDRTVAHFGRVDVLFNNAGIGAPAVPLETLSPAQWRAVVDTNLNGPFFCTQAAFRVMKAQTPRGGRIINNGSVSAHAPRPMTMPYTATKHAMTGLTKAASLDGRAWDIACGQIDIGNAMTEMARPMAEGILQADGRVASEPTIDVALVAQAVLDMARLPLSANVQFMTLMATKMPLVGRG; encoded by the coding sequence ATGTCGAATCCTGCCGAGTCTGCCAAAGCGCCGCCCGTTGCCATCATCACCGGGGCTGGCAGCGGCATCGGCCGGGCCGTGGCTCGCGCCTTTCTGGAGGCCGGCTACGCGGTGGCGCTGGCCGGTCGGCGCGAACATGCGTTGCAGGAAACCGTGCAGCTCTGGTTGCAGCATGGTGCCCCCCGGCCCGACATGCAGGACGGCGCCACGGCCGAAGCGGATTCCGGTCCGAACGGAAAACGCAGCCGTACCGCCTTGTCGGAACGCACGACTGACACCACAGCCACCACGCAACCCCGTGATGCGGCCCGCGCACTGGTAGTTCCCACCGATGTGACCGATCCGGACGCCGTGAATGCCCTCTTTGACCGGACGGTGGCGCATTTCGGGCGTGTGGACGTGCTGTTCAACAATGCCGGCATCGGTGCACCGGCCGTGCCGCTGGAAACGCTCTCGCCCGCACAGTGGCGCGCTGTGGTGGACACCAACCTGAACGGGCCGTTCTTCTGCACCCAGGCGGCCTTCCGGGTGATGAAGGCGCAGACGCCACGCGGCGGGCGCATCATCAACAACGGTTCGGTGTCGGCACATGCCCCCCGACCGATGACCATGCCCTACACGGCCACCAAGCACGCGATGACCGGCCTGACGAAGGCGGCCTCGCTGGATGGTCGCGCCTGGGACATTGCTTGCGGGCAGATCGACATCGGCAACGCCATGACCGAGATGGCGCGGCCCATGGCCGAAGGCATCCTGCAGGCCGATGGCCGCGTGGCCTCCGAGCCGACCATCGACGTGGCGCTGGTGGCACAGGCGGTGCTGGACATGGCGCGACTGCCCCTGTCGGCCAATGTGCAGTTCATGACGTTGATGGCCACCAAGATGCCACTGGTTGGCCGCGGCTGA
- a CDS encoding FAD-binding oxidoreductase, with the protein MSSLPSSSHALLASLRAAFSGRMVSDPAGMAPWLRDYRQRWGGPALAVVQPDSTADVAAVVRWCVEHDAVIVPQGGNTGLTGASVPLGVPPSRLPSGAPPASADKAPSDDLDPSQARTTGGADARLRPVILLSLSRMQQVRSVDALASTMVVEAGCTLQAAQEAAAAHGRLFPLSLASEGSCTIGGNLATNAGGVQVLRYGNMRELCLGLEVVTADGQVWHGLNRLRKNNTGYDLRDLFIGAEGTLGIITAAVLKLYPQPAGQVAALVQLESPEQALALLAQAQGRLAAELTAFELISDAAMQLVLKNIPGSRLPFEAYPADAPLPWYVLLEVSSLHSEPAAQEGLEAVLSEALADGRVQDAVISQSLAQFEQLWALRENISAAQSHEGKNIKHDISVPISRIGEFIEAASRQIRQAYPDARLIVFGHLGDGNLHFNVAPHARFAQHYDEAFARDEALVNRLVHDLVAAYEGAISAEHGIGVLRQAELVRYKQPLELQMMRAIKQALDPQDRMNPGKLLPTPYTRTPYH; encoded by the coding sequence ATGTCCTCATTGCCCTCCTCCTCCCACGCCCTTCTCGCCTCGCTGCGGGCAGCCTTCTCGGGCCGAATGGTTTCCGACCCGGCCGGGATGGCCCCCTGGTTGCGTGACTACCGCCAGCGCTGGGGCGGGCCGGCTCTGGCGGTGGTGCAGCCCGACAGCACGGCGGACGTGGCGGCCGTGGTGCGCTGGTGCGTGGAACACGACGCGGTGATCGTGCCGCAGGGAGGCAACACGGGGCTCACCGGCGCGTCGGTGCCGCTGGGTGTTCCGCCCTCCAGGCTCCCGTCGGGGGCCCCGCCAGCTTCAGCGGACAAGGCGCCGTCCGATGACCTGGATCCATCGCAGGCACGGACCACGGGCGGCGCAGACGCCCGGCTCCGCCCCGTGATCCTGCTGTCACTGTCACGAATGCAGCAGGTCCGCAGCGTGGATGCACTGGCCAGCACGATGGTGGTGGAGGCCGGCTGCACGCTGCAGGCGGCTCAGGAAGCCGCCGCGGCGCATGGACGGCTGTTTCCGCTGTCGCTGGCCTCGGAGGGCAGCTGCACCATCGGCGGCAACCTGGCCACCAACGCCGGCGGGGTGCAGGTGCTGCGCTACGGCAACATGCGCGAGCTGTGCCTGGGACTGGAGGTGGTGACGGCCGACGGCCAGGTCTGGCATGGCCTGAACCGGCTACGCAAGAACAATACCGGCTATGACCTGCGTGACCTGTTCATTGGCGCCGAGGGTACGCTGGGCATCATCACGGCGGCCGTGCTGAAGCTCTACCCGCAGCCGGCTGGCCAGGTGGCAGCGCTGGTGCAGCTGGAATCGCCCGAGCAGGCGCTGGCGCTGCTGGCGCAGGCCCAAGGCCGACTGGCGGCCGAGCTGACCGCCTTCGAGCTGATATCGGACGCGGCGATGCAGCTGGTGCTGAAGAACATCCCCGGAAGCCGGCTGCCTTTTGAAGCGTATCCTGCCGACGCCCCCCTGCCCTGGTACGTGCTGCTGGAAGTCAGCAGCCTGCACAGCGAGCCGGCGGCACAGGAAGGACTGGAAGCGGTGCTGTCCGAGGCACTGGCCGACGGGCGGGTGCAGGATGCAGTGATCTCGCAGTCGCTGGCGCAGTTTGAACAGCTGTGGGCGTTGCGCGAAAACATATCCGCCGCGCAGAGCCACGAAGGCAAGAACATCAAGCATGACATCTCGGTGCCGATCTCGCGCATCGGTGAATTCATCGAAGCAGCATCACGGCAGATTCGCCAGGCCTACCCCGATGCGCGGCTGATCGTTTTCGGGCACCTGGGGGATGGCAACCTGCATTTCAACGTGGCTCCCCATGCACGTTTTGCCCAGCACTATGATGAGGCCTTTGCCCGCGACGAGGCCCTGGTGAACCGGCTGGTGCATGATCTGGTGGCAGCGTACGAGGGCGCCATCTCGGCCGAACACGGCATTGGCGTGCTGCGTCAGGCAGAACTGGTGCGCTACAAGCAGCCGCTGGAACTGCAGATGATGCGCGCCATCAAGCAGGCACTGGACCCGCAGGACCGGATGAACCCCGGCAAGCTGCTGCCCACGCCGTATACACGAACGCCATACCACTGA
- a CDS encoding ABC transporter permease, whose product MNPHAATPVSPGFMVSTLLRHRTLILQMARREIVARYRGSVMGVFWSLLNPLLMLVVYTFVFSVVFKARWHTGAQQSHTDFAIILFVGVIVHTLFSEVAGRAPSLILGNPSYVKRVVFPLEILPVVSLLSALFQAGVSMAVLLVALLIMEGGIPLTAPLIVLVWLPLLLFSLGASWWLAALGVYVRDIAQAIGVVLTIMLFVSPAFFSIEAIPETMRPWVKLNPLTLPMVQSRDVLIWGNQPDWTEWGMFTAGMALFAWLGFVWFQSIRKGFADVL is encoded by the coding sequence TTGAATCCACACGCTGCCACGCCCGTCTCGCCGGGCTTCATGGTGTCCACACTGCTGCGGCACCGCACGCTCATCCTGCAGATGGCCCGGCGCGAGATCGTCGCCCGCTATCGCGGCTCGGTCATGGGCGTGTTCTGGTCCCTGCTCAACCCGCTGCTCATGCTGGTGGTCTACACCTTCGTCTTCTCGGTGGTGTTCAAGGCCCGCTGGCATACCGGGGCCCAGCAAAGCCATACCGACTTCGCCATCATCCTGTTTGTTGGCGTCATCGTGCACACGCTGTTCTCCGAGGTGGCCGGGCGGGCGCCGTCGCTCATCCTGGGCAACCCCAGCTACGTGAAGCGCGTCGTGTTCCCCTTGGAGATCCTGCCGGTCGTCAGCCTGCTTTCGGCGCTTTTCCAGGCTGGTGTCAGCATGGCGGTGCTGCTGGTGGCACTGCTCATCATGGAAGGCGGCATCCCGCTCACCGCACCGCTCATCGTGTTGGTGTGGCTGCCGCTCCTGCTCTTCTCGCTGGGGGCCAGCTGGTGGCTGGCCGCGCTGGGTGTCTACGTGCGCGACATTGCCCAGGCCATCGGCGTGGTGCTCACCATCATGCTGTTCGTCTCGCCGGCCTTCTTCTCCATCGAGGCCATTCCCGAGACCATGCGCCCGTGGGTCAAGCTCAACCCGCTCACGCTGCCCATGGTGCAGTCGCGTGACGTGCTCATCTGGGGCAACCAGCCCGACTGGACCGAGTGGGGCATGTTCACCGCCGGCATGGCGCTGTTCGCCTGGCTGGGCTTTGTCTGGTTCCAGAGCATCCGCAAGGGGTTCGCCGATGTCCTCTGA